Proteins encoded together in one Oceanobacillus iheyensis HTE831 window:
- a CDS encoding dicarboxylate/amino acid:cation symporter has product MSLTKKILIALIAGAVVGGILTFTPDSFFGPVDKFFLNPIGQIFLNLIMMLVVPLVFVSITLGTAGLGEPAKLGKIGVSTVGFFLCTTALALTIALGLGYLIKPGEAGMFDTANANYEPSEAPPIMETLINIIPENPIAAMSSGDMLQIIAFAIFIGIALAYLGEKTQGIHSLFEQANEILNWLVMVVMKFAPYGAFALIASAIGGAGLDAVGSMVSYMLTVILGLIVHGLLVYGLIIWFLGKQNPFTFYKGFFPAMSVAFSTSSSNATLPLSMKTAQENLGVKKEISSFVQPLGATINMDGTAIMQAVATVFISQVYDIPLGFSELLMVVLVATLASVGTAGVPGVGLIMLAMVLSQVGLPAEGIALIVGIDRILDMLRTSLNITGDATIAYVLSEREKRKEAASAK; this is encoded by the coding sequence ATGAGTTTAACAAAAAAGATATTAATTGCTCTTATTGCAGGTGCTGTTGTCGGAGGAATTTTAACATTTACACCTGATTCTTTTTTTGGGCCTGTAGATAAGTTTTTTCTAAATCCAATTGGTCAAATATTCTTGAATTTAATAATGATGCTAGTTGTACCACTAGTATTTGTATCGATTACTTTAGGAACAGCTGGATTAGGTGAACCGGCTAAACTAGGTAAGATTGGTGTATCAACGGTTGGGTTTTTCTTATGTACCACTGCACTTGCACTTACAATTGCATTAGGATTGGGTTATCTCATAAAGCCAGGGGAAGCTGGGATGTTCGATACGGCGAATGCGAACTATGAGCCGAGCGAAGCTCCTCCGATTATGGAAACGTTAATAAACATCATTCCAGAAAATCCAATTGCAGCAATGTCATCGGGAGACATGTTGCAAATAATCGCATTTGCTATATTTATTGGTATTGCTTTAGCTTACCTTGGAGAGAAAACCCAAGGAATTCATAGTCTTTTTGAACAAGCAAATGAAATACTAAATTGGTTAGTAATGGTAGTAATGAAATTCGCTCCTTATGGTGCTTTTGCTTTAATCGCTTCTGCTATAGGTGGTGCAGGATTAGACGCAGTAGGATCTATGGTGAGTTATATGTTAACAGTGATACTTGGATTAATCGTTCATGGACTATTAGTTTATGGGTTAATCATTTGGTTCTTAGGAAAACAGAATCCATTTACCTTTTATAAAGGATTTTTCCCGGCTATGTCCGTTGCATTTAGTACTTCAAGTTCCAATGCAACGTTACCATTATCCATGAAGACAGCGCAGGAAAACCTAGGTGTGAAGAAAGAGATTAGTAGTTTTGTTCAACCTTTGGGTGCAACAATTAACATGGATGGTACTGCTATTATGCAGGCAGTTGCCACTGTATTCATATCGCAGGTGTATGATATACCACTAGGCTTTTCAGAATTACTTATGGTTGTATTGGTTGCAACATTAGCAAGTGTTGGAACTGCAGGAGTTCCAGGTGTGGGCTTGATTATGTTAGCAATGGTATTAAGTCAAGTAGGTTTACCAGCAGAAGGAATAGCGTTAATTGTTGGTATCGATCGTATCTTAGATATGCTACGGACTTCATTAAACATTACCGGTGATGCCACTATTGCCTATGTACTGTCTGAAAGAGAAAAACGTAAAGAAGCAGCTAGTGCGAAATAG
- the acsA gene encoding acetate--CoA ligase codes for MDMQVVPAREGNHNLKDYEALRKDFSWEEVKKNFSWYESGKVNMAYEAVDKHAADPTKKDQAALLYSAPDREEKVTFEQLRLKSNQFANVLKKYEIEKGDRVFLFMPRSPEFYEAFFGILKIGAIAGPLFEAFMEQAVGDRLDDSEARVLITTPELLYRVPQDKLPHLEKIVLVGDHSEQDDKFIDYEEEMKGASEDFDIVWVDLEDGMLLHYTSGSTGKPKGILHVHNAMIQHYATAEWVLDLKEDDVYWCTADPGWVTGTSYGIFAPWLHGVTNVIRGGRFTPDDWYQTLQDYKVTVWYTAPTALRMLVSHGEDTVKKYDLSSVRHILSVGEPLNPEVITWGLKAFDLRIHDTWWMTETGAQLIVNIPSLEIRPGSMGKPIPGVEASIVDNEGNEIPPNQMGNLAIKEGWPSMMREVWKNKSKFESYFVNGWYVSGDSAYRDEDGYFWFQGRLDDVINTSGERVGPFEVESKLIEHPAVSEAGVIGKPHPERGEIIKAFITLNAGYEDSEELLEDIRQFVKTGLSAHAAPREIEVKDSIPKTRSGKIMRRLLKSWELGLPTGDTSTLED; via the coding sequence ATGGATATGCAAGTAGTACCTGCACGTGAAGGTAATCATAATTTAAAGGATTATGAAGCATTAAGAAAGGACTTTTCATGGGAGGAAGTCAAGAAAAATTTCTCTTGGTATGAATCAGGGAAGGTGAATATGGCATATGAAGCAGTAGATAAACATGCAGCTGATCCAACTAAAAAAGATCAAGCAGCATTATTATACTCAGCTCCTGACCGTGAAGAGAAAGTAACATTTGAACAACTTCGATTAAAGAGTAATCAATTTGCTAATGTATTGAAAAAATACGAGATTGAAAAAGGAGACCGTGTCTTTTTATTTATGCCGAGAAGCCCTGAATTCTATGAGGCATTCTTTGGTATTTTAAAAATCGGCGCTATTGCTGGTCCATTATTTGAAGCATTTATGGAACAGGCAGTAGGAGATCGTTTGGACGACAGTGAGGCTCGAGTATTAATTACAACGCCAGAACTACTATATCGTGTGCCACAAGATAAACTCCCGCATTTAGAAAAAATTGTACTTGTGGGCGATCATTCAGAACAAGATGATAAATTTATTGATTATGAAGAAGAAATGAAAGGTGCATCCGAAGATTTTGACATTGTTTGGGTTGATTTAGAGGATGGAATGCTATTGCATTACACATCTGGTTCAACAGGAAAACCAAAAGGTATTCTTCATGTGCATAATGCCATGATTCAGCATTATGCTACAGCTGAATGGGTGCTAGATCTAAAAGAAGATGATGTTTACTGGTGTACAGCAGATCCTGGTTGGGTAACTGGTACAAGTTATGGGATTTTCGCTCCATGGCTCCATGGTGTGACGAATGTTATTCGTGGAGGCCGATTTACGCCAGATGATTGGTATCAAACATTACAAGACTATAAAGTAACGGTCTGGTATACAGCGCCAACTGCTTTGCGTATGCTTGTAAGTCATGGAGAAGACACTGTGAAAAAATATGATCTTTCTTCTGTACGACACATCCTTAGTGTCGGAGAACCATTGAATCCGGAAGTAATTACATGGGGACTAAAAGCTTTTGATCTTCGCATTCACGATACATGGTGGATGACTGAAACGGGAGCACAATTGATTGTAAACATTCCATCGCTTGAGATTCGACCAGGATCCATGGGGAAACCAATTCCTGGGGTAGAAGCTTCAATCGTTGATAATGAGGGAAATGAGATTCCGCCAAATCAAATGGGGAACCTTGCTATTAAGGAAGGTTGGCCATCGATGATGCGGGAAGTCTGGAAGAATAAAAGTAAATTTGAAAGCTATTTTGTAAATGGCTGGTATGTATCTGGAGATAGTGCATACCGCGATGAAGATGGATATTTCTGGTTCCAAGGTCGTCTGGATGATGTTATCAATACATCTGGTGAAAGAGTGGGTCCATTTGAAGTAGAGAGTAAATTAATTGAGCATCCAGCTGTTTCAGAAGCGGGTGTTATTGGAAAACCGCATCCGGAACGCGGAGAAATTATAAAAGCATTTATTACCTTAAATGCAGGCTATGAAGATAGTGAAGAATTATTAGAGGATATTCGTCAATTTGTAAAAACAGGGTTAAGTGCACATGCAGCTCCACGAGAAATTGAAGTGAAAGATAGTATCCCAAAAACAAGAAGTGGAAAAATTATGCGTAGACTTCTAAAATCTTGGGAACTTGGCTTGCCGACAGGAGATACATCTACTTTAGAAGATTAA
- a CDS encoding type 1 glutamine amidotransferase domain-containing protein: MKKRIATVITDMFEDVEFTDPVQSFKEAGHEVITIEKEKGKTIKGKSNDTSVTIDESIDNVNPENFDALFIPGGFSPDILRGDDRFVTFAKHFMDEKKPVMAICHGPQLLITARSLEGRGATGYKSIQVDMEYAGAKVKDEEVVVCQNQLVTSRQPDDIPAFNRESLKVLEG, from the coding sequence ATGAAAAAACGTATAGCAACCGTAATTACGGATATGTTTGAAGATGTGGAATTCACAGATCCTGTCCAATCCTTTAAAGAGGCAGGACATGAAGTGATTACAATTGAAAAAGAAAAAGGAAAAACGATTAAAGGAAAGTCGAATGACACAAGTGTAACAATAGATGAAAGTATTGATAATGTGAATCCGGAAAACTTTGACGCATTATTTATACCTGGTGGTTTTTCTCCCGATATCCTTCGTGGAGATGATCGATTTGTAACATTTGCTAAGCATTTTATGGATGAGAAAAAACCGGTAATGGCTATCTGTCATGGACCACAGCTATTAATTACTGCTAGATCGCTAGAAGGAAGAGGAGCGACTGGCTATAAATCTATTCAAGTAGATATGGAATATGCAGGTGCCAAAGTGAAAGACGAAGAAGTAGTCGTCTGTCAAAATCAATTGGTAACTAGTCGTCAACCTGATGATATCCCTGCATTTAATCGAGAATCATTAAAAGTTCTCGAAGGATAA
- a CDS encoding LysM peptidoglycan-binding domain-containing protein translates to MQIHVVQQGDSVYQIANTYESSVADIIEANDLTSPNALVIGQALVIPIVGQFYFVQPGDTLTSIANQFGFTVQEIARINGISINQTLSPGMRIYIPPIEKRPITSYAYVEPFGDTVSQTLETAAENRTPYLTYLALFSYQVNRDGTLKAPPAGNLFQTANANDTAMAMVITNLEEGAFSDELGHIIVTVSAVQNTLLTEIINTALQQGFRDVHFDLEFLPGEDREAYNQFLRTAKARLSQEGLLVSTALAPKTSDTQSGQWYEAHDYAAHGEIVDFVVLMTYEWGYSYGPPMAVSPLNSVRNVIEYAVSAIPPEKILMGQNLYGYDWTLPFVEGGGPARAVSPQQAIQIAIENNAAIQFDPVAQAPFFTYTDNSGANHEVWFEDARSIQGKFDLIREFNLLGIAYWKLGLAFPQNWLLLNDQFTITKLE, encoded by the coding sequence TTGCAAATTCACGTTGTGCAACAAGGAGATAGTGTATATCAAATTGCTAATACATACGAATCTTCCGTCGCTGATATTATTGAAGCAAATGATTTAACTTCTCCTAATGCACTTGTTATTGGGCAAGCACTTGTTATTCCAATTGTTGGCCAATTTTATTTTGTTCAACCTGGTGATACGTTAACTTCTATTGCGAATCAATTTGGTTTTACCGTACAGGAAATTGCACGAATAAATGGCATATCAATAAATCAAACATTGTCTCCTGGTATGCGGATTTATATTCCACCGATTGAAAAACGCCCCATCACCTCTTATGCTTATGTAGAACCCTTCGGTGATACAGTATCCCAAACACTAGAAACTGCTGCAGAAAATAGAACTCCATACTTAACCTACCTTGCACTATTTAGTTATCAAGTAAACAGAGATGGAACATTGAAGGCTCCTCCAGCTGGCAATTTATTTCAAACAGCCAACGCAAATGATACAGCAATGGCAATGGTTATAACTAATTTGGAAGAGGGCGCGTTTAGTGATGAGCTCGGGCATATTATCGTTACCGTAAGTGCTGTACAAAATACATTGCTAACGGAAATTATTAATACAGCACTTCAACAAGGTTTTAGAGACGTACATTTTGATCTTGAATTTTTGCCGGGAGAAGATCGTGAAGCCTATAATCAATTTCTTCGAACTGCAAAAGCTCGCCTATCACAGGAAGGCTTACTTGTTTCCACTGCGCTCGCACCTAAAACAAGTGATACGCAGTCTGGACAATGGTATGAAGCACATGACTATGCTGCACATGGAGAAATAGTAGATTTTGTTGTTCTTATGACGTATGAATGGGGATATAGCTACGGTCCTCCAATGGCGGTTTCACCATTGAATTCGGTCCGTAATGTAATTGAATATGCCGTTTCGGCTATTCCACCGGAAAAGATATTAATGGGACAAAATTTATATGGGTACGATTGGACACTCCCATTTGTAGAAGGTGGTGGACCAGCTCGAGCAGTGAGTCCACAACAAGCAATACAAATTGCTATCGAAAATAATGCTGCTATTCAATTTGATCCGGTAGCTCAAGCACCTTTTTTCACATACACAGACAATTCTGGAGCAAATCATGAAGTGTGGTTTGAGGATGCTCGATCGATACAAGGTAAATTCGATTTAATTCGTGAATTTAACTTGCTTGGAATTGCTTATTGGAAGCTTGGGTTAGCCTTTCCGCAAAACTGGTTACTACTCAACGATCAATTTACCATCACCAAATTAGAATAA
- a CDS encoding isochorismatase family cysteine hydrolase, with protein sequence MNFSSENTAVVFVDLINDFQFDGGDDLLHHTKQILPNVIKLRSFAKENNLPIIYVNDHYGLWQADFNKVIDYCTNEKSKEIIDKIKPDEDDYFLIKPQHSAFFQTPLHSLLIELERNHVILAGIAGDICILFSAKDAYMYKIDMSIPKNCMASEQEENNNYALYLMESVMDADISPI encoded by the coding sequence ATGAATTTTTCATCTGAAAATACAGCTGTAGTCTTTGTTGATTTAATCAATGACTTTCAATTTGATGGTGGAGATGACCTACTTCACCACACAAAACAAATCTTACCTAATGTTATAAAACTACGCTCCTTTGCTAAGGAAAACAATTTACCTATTATCTATGTTAATGATCATTACGGCTTGTGGCAAGCTGATTTTAACAAAGTAATTGATTATTGTACGAATGAAAAAAGTAAAGAAATAATCGATAAGATTAAACCCGATGAAGATGATTATTTCTTAATCAAGCCGCAGCATTCCGCCTTTTTCCAGACTCCTCTTCATTCCTTACTTATAGAACTAGAGAGAAATCATGTAATACTTGCCGGAATAGCCGGAGATATTTGTATTTTGTTCAGTGCAAAAGATGCCTACATGTACAAAATAGACATGTCTATACCAAAAAATTGTATGGCTTCTGAACAAGAAGAAAATAATAACTACGCTTTATATTTAATGGAATCCGTCATGGATGCAGATATATCTCCAATTTAG
- the tadA gene encoding tRNA adenosine(34) deaminase TadA, whose translation MKDELSVSQDELFMAAAIREARRAWILNEVPIGAVIVHDGEIVGKGFNLRESMQATLTHAELLAMQEANNEIGSWRLEDCTLYVTLEPCPMCAGAIVQSRMKRVVYGAPDPKAGCAGTIMNLLNEPRFNHQVEVTSGVLEQQCSTILKEFFKELREKKSKDISTND comes from the coding sequence GTGAAAGACGAATTATCAGTGAGTCAAGATGAGTTATTTATGGCGGCTGCGATAAGAGAAGCAAGACGAGCGTGGATTCTGAATGAAGTTCCGATTGGGGCAGTGATCGTTCATGATGGAGAAATTGTTGGCAAAGGGTTTAATCTCCGCGAGTCGATGCAAGCTACCCTTACACATGCTGAGTTATTAGCAATGCAAGAAGCAAATAATGAAATCGGAAGCTGGCGACTAGAAGATTGTACATTGTATGTCACATTAGAGCCTTGTCCCATGTGTGCAGGTGCGATAGTTCAATCCAGAATGAAGCGAGTAGTTTATGGAGCACCTGATCCGAAAGCAGGGTGCGCGGGGACGATAATGAACTTGTTAAATGAACCTCGGTTTAATCATCAGGTGGAGGTAACATCTGGAGTTTTAGAGCAACAATGTAGTACTATTTTAAAAGAATTTTTTAAAGAACTAAGAGAAAAAAAGTCTAAAGATATTTCAACAAATGACTAA
- a CDS encoding glycine betaine ABC transporter substrate-binding protein, with product MFRQRRKMVLGVISSLILVLLLAACGSDDTSNDSAEEESYSEAVEHTITGIEPGAGITVTTETAMEEYDQLSGWELKQSSTAAMIVELEKAIENEEPIVVTGWNPHWMFAKFDNLKYLEDPQNIYGDTEEIRSLAREGFEEENPNAYKLIDQFNWSVEDMESIMYESSETGKGIEEVAKQWVEDNPDKVEAWTEGVEDGNGETVELVSTPWDSERASSNVVAEVLRSKGFEVKITDVDVAVVFEAIANGDADATLAAWMPNTHRKFYESIEGQFVDMGANIEGAKLGIVVPDYMDIDSIEDLEAK from the coding sequence ATGTTTAGACAAAGAAGAAAAATGGTTTTAGGAGTAATTAGTAGCTTAATTTTAGTGTTATTATTAGCTGCTTGTGGATCGGATGATACAAGCAATGATAGTGCGGAAGAAGAGAGCTATAGTGAAGCAGTAGAACATACAATTACTGGTATTGAACCTGGGGCAGGAATTACAGTAACAACAGAAACAGCGATGGAAGAGTATGATCAGTTATCTGGATGGGAACTAAAACAATCTTCCACAGCAGCAATGATTGTGGAACTGGAAAAAGCAATTGAAAATGAAGAACCAATTGTTGTAACTGGTTGGAATCCACATTGGATGTTTGCAAAATTTGATAATCTTAAGTACTTAGAAGATCCACAAAATATATATGGTGATACAGAAGAAATTCGTAGCTTAGCAAGAGAAGGATTTGAAGAAGAAAATCCAAATGCCTATAAATTAATTGACCAATTCAACTGGAGCGTAGAAGATATGGAAAGTATCATGTACGAATCATCAGAAACCGGCAAAGGTATTGAAGAAGTTGCAAAACAATGGGTAGAGGATAATCCAGATAAAGTTGAAGCGTGGACAGAAGGTGTTGAGGATGGTAATGGTGAGACTGTAGAATTGGTTTCCACACCTTGGGACTCGGAACGTGCTTCTTCAAATGTCGTTGCTGAAGTATTACGTTCTAAAGGTTTTGAAGTAAAAATTACAGATGTAGATGTAGCTGTTGTATTTGAGGCAATCGCAAATGGTGATGCTGACGCAACATTAGCAGCATGGATGCCAAACACACACAGAAAATTCTATGAAAGTATTGAAGGACAATTTGTAGATATGGGAGCAAATATCGAAGGTGCAAAATTAGGGATTGTTGTACCAGATTATATGGATATTGACTCCATTGAAGATTTAGAAGCAAAATAA
- a CDS encoding NADH:flavin oxidoreductase/NADH oxidase, whose translation MTQLDKQYKIKGLSLKNKIVMAPMCQYSVDAKDGIPNDWHFVHYVSRAVGGAGLIIVEMTDVDPDGRITDYDLGLWSDEHVPAYRRIVDEVHRYDAKIGIQIAHAGRKAEDAEPPVAPSAIPVTAESKVPRALTTEEVKQTVKQFQDAAKRAVEAGFDTIEIHGAHGYLIHQFHSPLINKREDRYGEDLSLFGVEVIQAIKEVIPEDMPLLMRISAMEYMDEGYDLNHSVDIAKKYQEAGVDVFHISSGGEGPPGKRKPANHPGYQIRFARTFRQELNVPIIAVGVLEHPKVAEAALGNEDADLIAIGRGMLKDPYWAIHAIEEITGIAVPPKQYERAFPRKK comes from the coding sequence ATGACTCAATTAGATAAGCAATACAAGATAAAAGGATTATCATTAAAGAATAAAATTGTGATGGCTCCGATGTGCCAGTATTCTGTAGATGCTAAAGATGGGATACCAAATGATTGGCATTTTGTTCATTATGTATCACGTGCGGTTGGTGGAGCAGGACTCATTATTGTGGAGATGACTGATGTTGATCCTGATGGCCGGATTACGGATTATGATCTGGGATTATGGTCAGATGAACATGTTCCAGCATATCGTCGTATTGTTGATGAAGTTCATCGTTACGATGCGAAGATTGGAATTCAAATTGCACATGCTGGTCGTAAAGCAGAAGATGCAGAACCTCCTGTTGCGCCATCTGCAATTCCTGTAACCGCTGAAAGTAAAGTACCTCGTGCGTTGACTACAGAAGAAGTGAAGCAAACTGTCAAACAGTTCCAAGATGCTGCAAAGCGTGCAGTAGAAGCTGGATTTGATACGATTGAAATTCATGGAGCGCATGGATATTTAATACATCAATTTCATTCTCCGTTGATTAACAAACGAGAGGATCGATACGGAGAAGATTTATCTTTATTTGGTGTAGAGGTAATACAAGCTATAAAAGAAGTAATTCCAGAAGATATGCCACTGCTCATGCGTATTTCAGCGATGGAGTATATGGATGAGGGATATGATCTAAATCATTCTGTAGACATTGCTAAAAAATATCAAGAAGCTGGTGTCGATGTTTTCCATATTTCTAGTGGTGGAGAAGGACCTCCAGGAAAACGAAAACCAGCCAATCATCCAGGATATCAGATTCGATTTGCTCGTACGTTTAGACAAGAATTAAATGTACCTATTATTGCGGTTGGCGTATTAGAACATCCAAAAGTTGCAGAAGCGGCACTTGGTAATGAAGATGCAGATTTAATTGCGATTGGACGTGGCATGTTGAAAGATCCATATTGGGCAATCCATGCGATTGAAGAAATTACAGGAATAGCGGTTCCACCTAAACAATATGAACGGGCATTTCCACGTAAAAAATAA
- the dnaX gene encoding DNA polymerase III subunit gamma/tau — protein sequence MSYQALYRVWRPRTFEDVVGQTHITRTLQNAIEQDKFSHAYLFSGPRGTGKTSAAKIFAQTINCEHAPVKEPCNECAACRGIQDGSVSDVIEIDAASNTSVDDIRDIRDKVKYAPSTVPYKVYIIDEVHMISVNAFNALLKTLEEPPKHVVFILATTEPHKIPLTIISRCQRFDFKPISNQSIVGRMQTIMQAENIHVTDEALESVALAAEGGMRDALSILDQAISYSEEKVILEDVLAVTGGVSQVVLHKVVSAMNENNVQEVLVALDEMIRTGKDPGKFVQDLIYFMRDLLLFRSSANLADMLERAVADDSFKQLSERVSNQWIQRSIIELNQCQQEMKWSNSPKVFIEIALLTITNYGQEHRVEVGNNTTASAESEVVLQLQSKMQQLEKDIKTLKENPPASTTPSKQTTTERRRPNTRSSKNSFKIPYDRIRDTLGRAEKSELKNVHAHWANFLSKLKTTNAPAHATIQDSKPAAASDDTLIVAFKYEIHCSLFLDHREMAESLLGGLDKHRTIIPIPEQAWNEVRNDYIQNQDKPKENSEEQQSDPVVDEARKLFGDDLLEIHD from the coding sequence ATGAGTTATCAAGCATTATACCGTGTATGGCGGCCACGAACATTTGAAGATGTAGTAGGACAAACACATATTACTCGAACACTACAAAATGCGATTGAGCAGGATAAATTTTCGCATGCTTATTTATTCTCTGGACCACGTGGAACAGGGAAGACAAGTGCTGCAAAAATATTTGCGCAAACTATTAATTGTGAGCATGCCCCTGTAAAAGAACCTTGTAATGAATGTGCAGCATGTAGAGGCATTCAAGATGGATCCGTATCAGATGTTATTGAAATCGATGCTGCTTCCAATACAAGTGTAGATGATATTCGTGATATACGTGATAAAGTGAAGTATGCACCAAGTACGGTGCCATATAAAGTGTACATTATTGATGAGGTACACATGATATCGGTAAATGCATTTAATGCTTTACTGAAGACGTTGGAAGAACCACCAAAGCATGTTGTGTTTATTCTTGCAACAACAGAACCACATAAAATCCCCTTAACGATTATATCTCGCTGTCAACGTTTTGACTTTAAACCAATTTCTAATCAATCGATTGTTGGAAGAATGCAAACGATAATGCAAGCAGAAAATATTCACGTTACGGATGAGGCTTTAGAGTCTGTCGCGCTTGCTGCAGAAGGCGGAATGCGAGATGCCTTGAGTATACTGGATCAAGCCATTTCGTATAGTGAAGAGAAAGTCATATTAGAAGATGTTTTAGCAGTTACAGGTGGCGTATCGCAAGTCGTGCTTCATAAAGTTGTTTCAGCTATGAATGAAAATAATGTTCAAGAGGTACTAGTAGCATTGGATGAGATGATTCGTACCGGTAAAGACCCAGGGAAATTTGTGCAGGATTTAATTTATTTTATGCGAGATCTTCTATTATTCAGGAGCTCGGCAAATCTTGCAGATATGCTAGAAAGAGCTGTAGCAGATGATTCATTTAAACAACTGTCAGAACGTGTATCCAACCAATGGATCCAGCGCTCGATTATTGAATTGAATCAGTGCCAACAAGAAATGAAATGGTCCAATAGCCCGAAAGTATTTATCGAAATTGCATTACTTACTATTACTAATTATGGACAAGAACATCGTGTTGAAGTTGGTAATAATACAACCGCTTCTGCTGAATCTGAAGTTGTACTGCAATTACAAAGCAAGATGCAACAGTTGGAAAAAGATATAAAGACATTAAAAGAAAACCCACCTGCATCTACTACACCAAGTAAACAAACAACAACGGAGCGAAGAAGACCAAATACCCGATCATCTAAAAACAGTTTTAAGATTCCATATGATCGAATTCGTGATACACTAGGAAGAGCAGAAAAAAGTGAACTAAAAAATGTACACGCGCATTGGGCTAATTTCTTAAGTAAGTTAAAAACAACAAATGCACCTGCGCATGCTACGATACAAGATAGTAAACCTGCTGCTGCTTCGGATGATACATTGATTGTTGCATTCAAATATGAAATCCACTGTTCTTTATTTTTAGATCACCGAGAAATGGCAGAATCGTTACTTGGAGGTCTGGACAAACATCGTACTATCATCCCTATTCCAGAACAAGCATGGAATGAAGTACGTAATGATTATATTCAAAATCAGGATAAACCAAAAGAAAACTCTGAAGAACAACAATCAGATCCTGTAGTTGATGAAGCAAGGAAGCTTTTTGGTGATGACCTATTAGAAATACATGATTAA
- a CDS encoding YbaB/EbfC family nucleoid-associated protein, whose product MKGNMNNMMKQMQKMQKKMMQAQDELHEMTFEATAGGGMVTVKASGKKEIIDVEIKEEVVDPDDIDMLQDLILAATNDVLNQIDEKTNDTMGQFTKGMNMPGMF is encoded by the coding sequence ATGAAGGGAAATATGAATAATATGATGAAGCAGATGCAGAAAATGCAAAAGAAAATGATGCAAGCACAGGATGAACTGCATGAAATGACATTTGAAGCTACTGCTGGCGGTGGAATGGTAACTGTAAAAGCAAGTGGTAAGAAAGAAATTATCGATGTAGAGATTAAAGAAGAAGTGGTAGACCCAGATGATATCGATATGCTTCAAGATCTTATTCTAGCAGCGACAAATGATGTACTAAATCAAATTGATGAAAAAACAAACGATACAATGGGACAATTTACAAAAGGCATGAATATGCCAGGAATGTTCTAA
- the recR gene encoding recombination mediator RecR: MYYPEPITKLIDSFSKLPGIGPKTAARLAFFVLNMKEDDVLNFANALVSAKRELSHCSVCGHITDQDPCAICTDTSRDGSLICVVQDPKDVIAMEKMKEFHGKYHVLHGAISPMDGIGPEDINVPDLINRLKDEEVEELILATNPNIEGEATAMYISRLVKPSGIRTTRIAHGLPVGGDLEYADEVTLSKALEGRRDV, from the coding sequence ATGTATTATCCAGAACCTATCACGAAATTAATAGATAGCTTCTCTAAATTGCCAGGAATCGGCCCCAAAACGGCCGCTCGTTTGGCTTTCTTTGTGTTGAATATGAAAGAAGATGACGTATTAAATTTTGCGAATGCACTAGTTAGTGCAAAACGAGAATTATCTCATTGTTCCGTATGTGGCCATATAACGGATCAAGATCCATGTGCAATCTGTACGGATACGAGCCGTGATGGATCACTTATTTGTGTTGTTCAGGATCCAAAAGATGTCATTGCAATGGAAAAGATGAAAGAATTCCACGGGAAATACCATGTGTTACATGGAGCGATTTCACCTATGGATGGAATTGGACCAGAGGATATCAATGTTCCTGACTTAATTAACCGTTTAAAGGATGAGGAAGTAGAAGAACTTATACTTGCAACGAATCCCAATATCGAAGGTGAAGCAACTGCAATGTATATTTCACGATTAGTAAAACCATCTGGAATTCGAACGACAAGGATTGCTCATGGTTTGCCAGTAGGTGGAGATCTAGAGTATGCAGATGAAGTAACCTTATCAAAAGCATTAGAAGGTAGAAGAGACGTTTAA